In Nicotiana tabacum cultivar K326 chromosome 17, ASM71507v2, whole genome shotgun sequence, one DNA window encodes the following:
- the LOC107798430 gene encoding uncharacterized protein LOC107798430 codes for MPKTCIHFLLSNSSFHPRNRESQYRMVNEEVKKSPSNAKAEDGEKREALLFSPRFRSVAAMAGWDEEALLMATLIVEDTPESQRKQNKLPGLQRFVTPPSNSRRKRRAQKKSPASVRVVVLDLDDDDDDDDAAKQETEKKKTEPKSTGEGDKKEAEASKEQSSSASANLCMDQLRAELSCAICLEICYEPSTTPCGHSFCRKCLRSATDKCGKKCPKCRQLISNGRYCTVNTVLWNTI; via the exons ATGCCAAAAACCTGCATCCATTTTCTCTTAAGCAACAGTTCATTTCATCCAAGAAACAGGGAATCACAATACAGAATGGTGAATGAAGAGGTGAAGAAAAGCCCCAGTAACGCAAAAGCCGAAGATGGAGAAAAACGTGAGGCGTTGTTGTTCAGCCCAAGATTCAGATCAGTGGCTGCAATGGCGGGTTGGGACGAAGAGGCGCTTTTGATGGCTACTCTTATTGTCGAAGACACTCCTGAATCCCAACGTAAACAAAACAAACTTCCTGGTTTGCAGCGTTTTGTGACTCCGCCTTCTAATTCCAGAAG GAAACGAAGGGCTCAGAAGAAGAGCCCTGCTTCCGTACGTGTTGTTGTTCTTGATcttgacgatgatgatgatgatgacgacgctgcaaaacaag AAACTGAGAAGAAGAAGACAGAACCAAAATCCACAGGAGAAGGAGATAAGAAAGAGGCTGAAGCATCAAAAGAACAAAGCTCTTCTGCTTCAGCCAATCTCTGCATGGATCAACTTCGTGCAGAGCTTTCTTGCGCT ATTTGTTTGGAGATTTGTTATGAACCTAGTACCACTCCTTGTGGACACAG TTTCTGTAGGAAGTGTTTGCGATCTGCTACTGACAAATGCGGGAAGAAATGCCCCAAGTGCAGACAGCTTATCAG CAATGGGAGGTATTGCACTGTAAACACAGTCCTTTGGAATACGATTTAA